Proteins encoded within one genomic window of Cyprinus carpio isolate SPL01 chromosome B22, ASM1834038v1, whole genome shotgun sequence:
- the LOC109051557 gene encoding uncharacterized protein LOC109051557, giving the protein MKSKLNPLFYSIHILLFLLCKKEMKLRSILITALLFLLEYGVFSVGTDGLSAFVMDEDAVTLHTNVETKQQEDIKWYFDDTRIAQISGDLSYICTDVNCIKSTERFRDRLKLDHQTGSLTIMNTREPDSGDYELKIISIRKSSEKTFSVTVYDVPAAERDEMKRKSVKEGESVTLDPGVMKTPNYLMTWYLNGICIAEICEEPRMICTDVQCNNGTDRFRDRLNLDHQTGSLTIMNIRNTDSGLYKLQISSNRFTIKRSFSVTVSVSGLSAGEIAGICAAILLIAASVCGFYFYKRRVKRKDTRTQHNDQVNGVYNLSPDQNDVPLMDVAHERSSNHTNALVMNTSNDSSSNHTDALVMNTSNDSSSNHIDALVMNTSNDSSSNHIEIEPAAASEI; this is encoded by the exons atgaaatcgAAATTAAACCCGTTGTTTTAttctatacatatattattatttttactttgtaaaaaagaaatgaagcTCCGATCTATTTTGATCACAGCGTTGTTGTTTTTACTCGAATATg GTGTTTTTAGTGTTGGCACTGATGGACTGTCAGCATTTGTGATGGATGAAGATGCAGTCACTCTACACACTAATgttgaaacaaaacaacaagaagATATAAAATGGTATTTTGATGACACTAGAATAGCTCAAATCAGTGGAGATCTCAGTTATATCTGTACAGATGTTAACTGTATCAAAAGTacagagagattcagagacagactgaagctggatcatcagactggatctctgaccatcatgaacaccagagaaccagactctggagattatgaATTAAAGATCATCAGCATCAGAAAAAGCAGCGAAAAGACCTTCAGTGTTACTGTTTATG ATGTTCCTGCTGCTGAACGagatgaaatgaagagaaagtcagtgaaggagggagaatctgttacTTTAGATCCTGGtgtcatgaaaaccccaaattatTTGATGACGTGGTATCTTAATGGCATTTGCATCGCTGAAATCTGTGAAGAACCCAGAatgatctgtacagatgttcagtgtaataatGGCACTGatagattcagagacagactgaatctggatcatcagactggatctctgaccatcatgaacatcagaaacacagactctggactttataaactacagatcagcaGCAACAGATTCACCATCAAAAGGAGCTTCagtgttactgtctctg TTTCAGGTCTGTCTGCAGGTGAAATAGCAGGAATTTGTGCTGCTATCCTGCTTATAGCTGCATCTGTTTGtgggttttatttttacaagCGTCGAGTAAAAAGAAAAG ACACCAGGACGCAGCACAATGATCAG GTGAATGGTGTTTATAATTTGTCTCCTGATCAGAATGATGTTCCACTGATGGATGTTGCTCATGAGAGGTCCTCTAATCACACTAATGCTCTAGTGATGAACACttccaatgactcgtcctctaatcacactgatgctctagtgatgaacacttccaatgactcgtcctctaatcacattGATGCTCTAGTGATGAACACttccaatgactcgtcctctaatcacattGAGATTGAGCCTGCGGCTGCCAGTGAGATCTAA